The genome window acGATCTACTAGCAGGGCTCTAGAGAGCGACCAATTCTGTCAAAAAAATTGTAAGGATGCCCAGACCTTGTGGCGTTAACAGCACAGCGAGGAAAATTTGGGTTAGACGCACCATTGCAACCAAGGCAAAAagttagtctggagccctgaCTAACATAAGTGTAACAGAGCTGTGTGacattgtaatcaaatatataaatgaaaataggtTGAGAATAACTAATATTCACATGTAGGTCTATAAACGGATCTGGTTGAAACTTGTAGTTCTGAAAGTTAAGTTGCCCAACttaatgtttatgtatgtttactTTATGCCTTAGTCTGAGGTTGTCGTTGCATTGTATGCAATGTAATATGACACTTAATGTTAAGTCTTTTGAGAGATGATTTTGTAAGCAATACAAATTTTGCTGTTTCCAAAAATTAGACcaaattattatatagtattgcttttcaataaaaaataaagtatttcttatcCGATTACTCAATTAATCAAGTATAATCTGTAGAATACTTGATTACTATATTAATCGACATCTGCAGTCCTAGTAAGAAGTAACAAATGTTTgtgttaggattttttttttttttttttttaaatctgaccccaataaaagaaaaaccgTAACACTGAAAAATGATCTCCCATTaccctgaaaaaaacattttatttatttttttaaacaaaactaaaaacagttGTTAAAGACAGTTCAGCTGTAATCATTTAACCATATGTTGCTCCCACCTCCTTGATGTTGAGTGGCCTTCCACTCAGGTCATGTTTGTTCATAGTTTCTATCGCCTTCTTGACAAACTCCTCATCTTTGAACTCCACCACACTGTTGAATCAGGGAAACAGAGGCATCAGAGACTCCGTGCaagtttataaaaagaaaaagaagtgtGTTTTGAAAAAGTCAGGTTGTTTCTTACCCACAACCCTAACCAGGGGTCATCATAGAGTCCATGTAGCACAGATATCAAGGCAAGTTGAAGAAGTGAAcaaaacacagttaaaatcaaaacaaaagattggaacataataaatgtaatgtatcaACATGCTACTAGTATTTTCTATAGTGCACGCCGGCCATATTTTGCCCACAGGCTTGAGCCAGCAGGTTTTTGGTTGTGTTTAAGGCTAATAAGAACATATTCTTTATCATTATCTGAAGCAATGTTGGTAGTTactacttttaaaataacaaaaacaataattgtttatattttaaagGTTTTGGTAAAAACATTTAGCAGTGACAGATACCTGGGCATTGTAATTTACCcgaaacattttaatgttttgaactGGACACAAATACCaaggtagaaaataaaaaaacttaatgAAATTGATTTAGTACATTGTTTAGGATTGACCAGTTTTACCACTGCAATAACCACCATCTATAGTATGCATTTTTGCCATTTATTATAAAAACACAGCCtaacaatgaataaaaaaacactacaggATCTTATGAGAATATTTTTGTTCCGTTGAAGAGAGAGCTGTGCCATataacagaattgtgaaataagATTTTGAGACATGAGGGTCAATCAATAAGACAAATCACACAACCCACATTTCCCTTTGGAAAATggccaaacaaacaaacttttaCACCAAttgaaataacaacaacaaaagcaaaagtGCACTCTTAGATGAGTTCATTAGGctactttttccaaaaatcaacaGGACATCTCCCTTTCAAGTGAATATCAATCATTAACCATCTATCAGGCTCTAAACACAACCCACAGTATCTCCAATTCAGTAACTTAGTAGGACCCAAAGGATCAGAACCTAAAAAAGCACTTGATTATTGAGAGCCTGCTGAGGATATTTAAAACCTCGTGCAGCAAGTTGGCCACATCACTTACCCTTGACTTTCCTTCTGCATCCTTAAAGAGCTCCACGTATGTAACCTCACCAACTACATGAGACATACAAAGGAAAAATACCAAAAGAACAAAGGAATTTAAAGTCACCAAGTCGTCAAGTCGCCGTTGGCCTTGGCAATGCCGCTACAGATGGAGATGTCCCATTAATGATCAACAGTCAGCCCAGACCAACATCCCACCAGACAACACCATGCCTTTCTGGTCAGTGACTGAGACACCCAAAGGCCAAGGCcagagagaaacacagctacATTAAACCTGGGAAATTCAAAAGACTTCAACATGATCAGTTTGTCAACAGATTCCATTCATGGCAGTTGAGAGTTTTTAAGCTGTCCTTTGACCTTTCAAAAGGATTCTTGAGACCCCATAATTCAGAAAGTAaaacattacaatattttcattgGTATAATCAAGATTCACCTTGCAACAGATGCAACAAAATCATTCAACAATCAATTATACTACTGGTTTGAGGTTACATTTTGGAACTGACAATGCTCCATAAGTTCATCTTCCTTTTCTCACAGACATATCAGCCCAAACTAAATTGGTGTCCATCCAAAAGTGTATTAAAACTCCACACCAAATTGGCTCTCTACTTTCTGCGCTAATTACATCCAAAGAAAGCTACAAACTAATTGACTACTGCTAGAAGTAGGATACGACATCTagtaataaagggaaaaggggTCAAGAACTTCTGATCAGCtgaagagagatagagagaagggGAGACACTATCCCCAACACTGGGGACTTTACCTTTCTCACGCATTAGATCTTTAATTGCCTGCCACTTCATATCATAGGGGATATTGCTGATGAACACCCGGTTCCTATGAGCAACCTTCTTTTCTCCACCATGTTTGTCTTTGTAGGGATGGTAGCGGTTTCCTTTTCTGCTCCCGGATGACTTCTCTTTAGCATCATGCTTTTCTTTGGGGGATTTAGTTTCTTCAGGATCCCTACAAAATGCAAAAAGCTACAAGTGAGAGAACAGCCTACCTCAAAACCACATTCGgcgatcacacacacacacacacacacacacacacacacacacacacacacacacacaacacacacacacacacacagtagtctGTACATTAAAAGGCCTGTCACCACATTTATGAGTAAGAGTTTTCTACAGTGGGTTTTGCATTTTAAGGGCTTTTCTTTAcattaaaatcaaatttaaaatgaaaatgttgcaaTGAAACTACTTAGATTGAAGACAAATAATGTAGCTTAATAAAATCTGAACACTATTCTATTTTAATACAGAACCTTGTATGGATAAATGCTAGTACTAGACACCCGAATTGTCCCAAGGGAAAATTAAGTATCTGTCGATAGTTCGCAACAAAAGTAACCATAAATCAGATAAACTGACCAGTATTTCTGAAAAGAAACTGCCATCTATAGAGGTGTGAGTGGCAGATTAAATACGAAGGTTAAATTTGCTAACGTAACGTTAGTTCATTGTTACAGTGCAGAATTGCGGAGCCATTTATTTGCAGCTACCTTTACGTTATCATTAGCTTGGCACAATGAAACGTGTAGCTACGACTGAGTTTAGATTACCAGGGATGCTAACTAGCTTGTTAATGATAATGTTATCTGAACATAAAAAAGCATAGCCCATGCTAGTCGAAGAGTTAACAAGGATTAGCTTGTTGGTTCAGCAAGAGTTGCACTTCAGACTTCTGTTAGCGTTAGCAGACAAGCAAAACAATTGAGATTAAAGGATGGCCCATTGCACCACGATTAACGTGATGGCAGCGTAACGTTAAGTTTACCTAGCTAACACTCCAGTTAGAATTGATATGGCATACCTTTGGCGTCGTGTTAGCATCAAATCCACCATATGACACACAGTTCCAGGTATTTAACGGTTACATTGTTTAACAACAGAGGTTAGATGCTGCTTGGCTAACGATGGCTAGCATCAAAGGACTCCAttttagctaagctagctaacgGCTGCACAAACGGGCGGACAAAACAATACATATTACTCACGTTTTCACGCCATTGGGTGTTTCTATAGATGCCTCCTCGGATTCGGACATGACGGATGCAGTAGATTCCTCTTGCTTAGGCTCATCGTCAAGAATTTCAACATCTGCCATGTTGAGGTTCGTTTGCCCCACACAACGCAAGATGCCCCTGTAGCTACGCAGTTCAAAATGTGATGCGAGATTTGTGCCTCCAACGCGAGATGTGGGGAGCGGTTGCTAGGCATCCCTGGTGAATGTAACAGAATAGCAAAGACGGTTTAACCATTGATTGATGTACTTTTACTCTACCAGGGGAATCATTTAATTGTCTTTATACACTATGCTTTACCATTTGTGGAGAATCTGCCCAAGCAAGTCTGTGCAGATTGCACCACCAAAACATACCACTTCAATTCAAAATCTGAAATTCATTGTACTATTAAAGAACACTTTGTCCAGCTCCTAATTGTTAAACCTATTGTGAGATATGAGGACAACACCTTTTTGACCTTAATAGTCAAACCATAACGTTATGCTGTACTAGAAGGATGATTTAGACAACACGTGTTAACACCTGAGCAATGATTTAAAGCTAATCTTAGAAAACAAGAAACTCCAACAGTTGTTTAAGTGTTAGGTTTACAGGTAGCCTTTGCATTGATAATAATAGGGGGAAGGACTGTCTCCCCTCTTTGACTTCACCACTACAATCAAACTTGTGAGTTTCTTGTCAACAATTGGTGCAACAttacaacaaataaataaataaacatatttgcatatacagtacataaatagaCTTTATTGCCACTGGTAAGTCAGGTatgatgagtgcaatgaaggaCGAACTGCAAAAATGTTCAATTACAAACGTGGATTAGGTTGACCCATAACATAGCAGGGAAGTTAACCTTTAACGTACAAGTATTACTCTGTAAATGTAAAACCAGGTTAATAAACTGATAATACATTTCCTTGATTGCTAGTTGTTTTCAATTTGGAAGTTTCCCTTATTCATTTAAGACTTTCTCACAGTGAGTAGGCATAGTTACTAAAAAGACCTCTTTGTGGCTGACTTGAAAACCAGACAAAAAATGTTCcccttttgttttgctgtttctaAAATGTCTTATGTATATAGCCTATACCCTGTTTGGCGTCCTTGAGTGCAGAGAAAGGcgcttttaaataaaatatattattattgttaatacttGAAGAAACATCAAGTTGTCTTtacaacaaaccaaacaaatacGCAATCAGAAAAGTTTCATTATCATGTTTCAATCAACAATATAGTCAAACTGGAAACTACATGCTTGCTAACTGGAACTGCAACTAACAACATTAAATTAATGGCTTATATATAGTGTGAATACCACAAAATAGCACAACATAAACCTGGCTCTAACGTGCATATGTCTGTTTAATATGGCTATTGCAAGCAAACGGAAGACCCTTAAGCTTATCTCTGACCACATAAAGAGattctttattaaaacatttctaTTGTCATTGTGCAATAGCTTCATTGGCAACTAAAGCCATATTTCTTGTGCTGTTTACACTATGATGTGCACAATCACCTTGGCAACATGTCTTTAATTACAATATTGCAGATCATTATATTTATTCTAAAAAAGACAGACCTCTGTGTAAACTGAATTAAGTTGTGGGCCCCAGGATAATATGTAATTGTCAGGCTTATGGGTAGGCgtaataaaacctttaaatcTTTGCCACTTTACGGCATCTGTCATTGTCCTCTCTTGTACAGATTATATTATCACACACGGTTGGGGTTCAGAGTTCATTAACATTAATGGGAATACTGTTAGATCAGTTAAGAATCATCGCTTTACAGTTCTCAAGATCAGTTTGGTCTGGCCAAGATAAAAGTCCAACAATCTTTATCATTTTGTCCTATTGACACTGGATAATACGTTAATATGCTTTATGCAACAGGTTTAGATTGCCTTAACAGTTCCTCTTACTGCACACCTtggcatacatttaaaaacacacttgaaggtgaatgtcaatgtcaattttatttttacagcacCTTTCATTGCAAATAaacccaaagtgctttacatgaaaAACAGcatacacattaaaacaaagcatGCATATTAATAGTTATGACTGTTGTCAGATATTAAAATGGCAATTCAGAAGTTAATGTTCCAACGTAAGTTGATGAACTTCTGTTCATTTTCACACAAATGGATTTTTGAAATCCTCTCTGACAGCAAATTACCTGTAATAGATTGCCAATACTCATGGTTAAAAAGGTTCAAGGTTCTTTGTTGGTCATTTGcacaaaaataattgaattagtAGTGGGTAATGAAAAATCATCTAAATGATCCCGCTCAGGGCGTGGCTATCATCGAATCTGGTGTGGGTCCTTCAGCAAGACCCTGGATGCTATATGCCTACCTCGAGAATGAGCGAAACCACAAACAGGAGAGTAATACTAACTGGGATGTCGCCCAGGTCACCACGGTCCTAGTCAGGTGTAAGGGAACCAGGGCAACCTGATAAGAAATGGGCTACTGGAACAAGAACAAGACACTTGTGGACTAGGGCGGAGAACTACTGGAATGCTACTACACAAGTGACCCCAGGGAAAGAGGTAACATGAAGAGGATGTGGGACCAATGGACACTTCGAAACTCACCATCTAAGTTGCACTgctggtttcccagtcagttatTCAATAATGACACATCATTTGACCTCATCACTCATTACTACACACTGTAAAATTGACGAGGGCCACGAGgtacatgttttatgtttcatttttaatcatcTATACAGTGTGACACCTCCTTTTTCTACCAAAATACAGATAAGTATCAACAGCACAGTCAGAATACAAAATGCTACTGACCGAAGAATAAAGGACAGTTGATAAGACACTGCAGAGGCATAAAACTTTGAAGCGAAAGTAAATGCGGGCGAGGTTATTCACCTGTGTGTTTATATTCACTCAGggaatgtttctgctgtttgcaaccaaaacagaaaaattgAGCTCTCTGTACCACTTTTAATCCATGAATTATTGCACATCACACACCAGTGACCGTCTCCCTTATGGCGTGCCTTATCCTTAGATCCGAGTTACTGCACCACTGTGACAAAAAACTACATTGCTGATATGAATTTGCACTGCATAACACCGAAACAGATGGCCAGACGCTTCACTGCTGCATTCTGCTACAGTGGGCAATCAAATGACCTGCTGTCTGTTTTCCCATACAatgctgtttttcatttactacAGAAACACCAGTCTCTTCTCCTTTACCATATCCAGGGAGCTTGCCTTTAAGCACAGGGGCTAATTACATTAGACCACAGCAAACTGCAGCAATTAAAAGCACATCATCAAACTGGGCTTGGCGGATAATGCTGTGTTGTACCAAAAATACCTTTACAGCAGCATTTACTGGCCAGGAGCAGTAAGAGGCAGCATTTCTCTTGTCGGATAAGCCATGATATTCCTGTCACATTTTGGTCGAGTCATTTTAAGAAAAGCCCAATGAGCCAATGGAGGGATGAATGaagaaagaagaacaagaagaggCAGATTGCTTGTTTACGCTGCTGCATCCGTCCTGGTGTTGCTGAGGAGGGGAACGTGTGAATGACCGAGGCAGCAAAGCAGCTGAGTGAGACTAACAAGTGGTTGCCATGCAGCAGGAGCAAGCGTGCGTGCTtctggagagagagatagagaaacaGAATGATAATGAGTAGGAGGCAGCAAGTAAGGGAGCATGAGGAGAGGAGCTGTGTCTCTGAGAAGAGACATATATCAAAGCTCGATCCAGCCTTTCCCTCGCACCGTTTCTCTCTTTATCTCCAGCTTTTTTGTTTAGATGAGAGGTTAGCCTGGCACATGCAGTATGTCAGCGATGGATGGATTAATGGATTTGTGTCTGAGATATCCAAGAATGAAGAGTTGTTTgcaagaaacagcagcaacaggtCTGTGAGGATGGAACGATAATGGCGGTGAGATGcctgatttttttcttcctcagaCATCCTCACTGGGGAATCTATCAATGCAGTCTCTGTCTTTCACCCTGCCTCACttactccctccctctcctctctcactctctcaccaTGCATACTTGTGCAGTGTCCCCCTCATCATTGTACTTCCTTCTCCATCATCTGTCTTTCCCAAATCTCTCTGTTCATTCCCCTGTCCCTGCCTGTTCTGTaccctccctctctcatctAACCACCGTCCCATCCTCTCACTCGAACCACCTGCTGCTGGTGTTCATATGAAAAGATTTAGGAAGCAAAGAATGACAAAAGCAGACTTCTACTTGTGTGACCACACCAATGTTTTGATCATGTTTGGTCAATCGCCGtagctttcctttttttaatggaaTTACGCTGTCTGGCAGGCATGTGCTTGCACGCAACAGGTAGAGAGCCTTCTTGTCTCAACCAAACATACATAACATCCCATCTTCATGAGATGTGGCGTTTTCGTTGATGCCTTGCAGCTTTGCCTTTGTTTAACAGCTGGCTATGCACTGCGACACATTGTAATTCCAACCCGATTTAAAGGAATCTAGCCATTGGCTGGTAATGCCGAACCCATTTCCCTGCAGTCTCCCTCACTCTTCTGCCCATGTTTGCCTTTTGCAATTTCCTGCAATATTCCAAGAGGAGCAGAATGAGAGAAAGATCGAAGTCTCTGGGGATCAGTTTGATACCACATTCAAAAGAGGCTATTTATAGATACCCGTAACCTTTTGCATTTTATGGTCAGctcatttctatatttttctctttccaaTATCTGTTATTTCCTACAGCTTACACAGTGTATGTATTATGTGTGATAACCAATGtgtaatatttaaaaaggtTGATTAAATGGATCCTCTCTACACAAGAGACAGCACTAATCTAAAACCCTCATGTAATCTCTGTTCAGGTAACATGCAGGCTTCTGAATGCCTGACCCTATCAGAGGAGAGATGAGGCACCTAGATGTTGGTTTACCATGTGTAGCGTCCACTACAACCACTCCCTTGCTGCCATGAGCGGAACCGACATGATGGCGTACTCTCTGACTGAGCAAAAGACAGCCTTCGCCTTTGTGGGGATGCTGCTGGTGTTCCTGGGGTTGCTGATAGTAAGGTGTTTCAGGATCCTGCTGGACCCCTACAGCAGTATGCCTTCCTCCAACTGGGCTGATGGCATCGAGGGGCTGGAGAAAGGGACGTTTGAGTACGCTCTTACttaacacagggacacacacaaccATAGATGTCCTCATGAACAGATATGCCTCtagacacacataaacatacacaaggACACAAATACACTTGCAAACACACAGAAGCCACAGCCCGGCATAACAATTGCACCCAACACACCACTAAAACAGCTCTCTGTGAAGGACCAAACTAAGAGACTGAAGCTGTGTATGTTGTTCAATGTGTGTGCACTTTTAGTTCAGAGCCAGTGCGGAGTCTCTCTACTCTATGTGACTacatgtctgttgttgtgtgtgtctgagcgaGTGTGATACAGATGCTGTGTCACATTCTTTGCCCTTCTGCCAGGGGGTGTGATTTCAGCTGATTGATTAACAAAGAAATAGCTGGAGCTCCCTTTAACCCATATCTACAAGTTGAATGTCTGCAGATGACGGGAGGTTGATGCTTGTGGAACAGGGTGGGGAGGGTGCAGTGGCATTACTCAGATGTAGTTTGAAGACTCAGGGACAAGAATCCTTAGGTGAACTCAGAATGGGAAAACAGAGTGGTTGCACTTCTGCACAGCAGAGTTGTTCTGCACAGGGATGTACATGGTTGGATACAGGGTATTATGTCAAGctaatgctatgtggactaatCAAGTCCAATCTCTTGGGGATCCAAAGGaatgtttctgctgctgctgctgctgctgtgtgtgcacAGACTGGTCCTTTTCACAGTATCATGCAATGAATGTCAACTGAACAAACTGTGATTTACATTATGGTGTTACTGTTTGTAAATGATGCAAAACAACTCTTGGAGTTTGTACTGCTGCTGTCTTTGAGTGATGGTACTGTATGTTGCCACAATTACATGTCTGAATGAAAGAAACTGTTTACGTTTGACACTATGTCTGCAAAGACATATGATGATGTTGATTTTTATGGACTGTCAATCGTTCCGTCTGTTATGCGTTCTGTTTAAAGGTTGGCTGATGCAATCAAGCCAAAGAACCTTTAAGGGAAATAAGGACTGGAAACTAGAAAGGACTCTCGCTCAGCACTGCTAGTTTTCTAATGACAAGGATAAACGCTTGCTACCTGTCTGCAGAGGAAAAGGTCACAAGGAAAACAGGGCCGGGGTGTCTGTCAGCACTGGCCGTGACATCTTTTTCCTCCTATTCTCAGCCATCTTCACCCTTTCTCACCTGCTCTCTTCCTTCCAGACAGAGGAAGACAGGACAGTCCTAAACAGAGATTCTGTAACACGGCAGACTAGTCAAAGTCTCTGTCAaagtgtttgtttgttcatttcTACAGTTTCTCCTTAGTGCTGTTACTCTGCCTTACTGTGACCTTCAATGGGTTTATGTGCCTTCATCTAGAAACATTAGAgcacctgtttgtgtgtgtgtgtgtgagtgcatgtgtgtgtgcagacacgCGAGTGTGGCACATCATGACAAATGAGTGCGTCTCCTGACCTGTTGCTTGCTCACCTGGTGGTAGAGATTTCTCATTGATAAATTTGATCCAATGATGTGAAATACTTAAATGTTGTTGGTCAAATCTTTACTTTTTGGGGTCTCTTTTTGCAATTTGTTGACTTGAAAAAGTCATGTTTGTGAGATCAGTTTTCTACATTAGCATGATATTTTAAGTGGCAGGCTATCAAAATGGAATTCTACTATCTGCTATGCCcagttctaaaaaaaaaaaaaaatcattgtgttGGTTATTTGCAGGtttcttgaaaaaacaaaacaatattttgacaaattctttttattgaaaaatgtatcTTAACATATAGATTTCACAATTCTTCTGCCAAATCTTTGGTTGAGTAAATTACGTACAGAAGAGAATGTTGCTATTCATGATTATTGAACAGATTCAATAAACATTACCTTGGTTAAACATTATAGGAAAACAGATTTCTACACGTATATTATTAGAGCCGTTTTATATAACAGCTGACCTTTCCTAGAAGTGCCTCTGACACAGCAGGCCACCTTCTGACAGTCAAGAAGTGTTCCTTCAGTTGTGAGTCCAGAGCCTGAGAATCTGTATAATATGTCTGTAAGTTTTACTATATGGGTaaattagttagttagttagttggtTATACTTGATCACTTGATTTGGTCTTTTCAGGAGTAGCGCAGCCATTAACCCACCACCCACAGATGCCCCTTGgtcaatcactttttttttttaatccttaaCCTCTCTCCTTTGAAGCCTAATGAGATCCGTTAATAAAATTAATTCCAGGAAGATTTCGGTTTTACAATCATAAGGCAGTACTCTAATACAAAGTGCACATAATAGATCATGTTtgatcagagattttttttttctctcgaaCTAACTTATATAATTAGCAGGACTATGCTGACTGGAGTATTGCTGAGATAAGCTATACTTGCAGCCCGTTAAGATGTTGTATCAAGAATCCTTTTTGCTGGTATCTGCACTTTTGCACTAAATccctttttttcatattgcagTGTGCAGGGCAAGGTTTGGTAAACTAAGTAAATTGGTACATATTTGGATCCTTTGAGCCCTTTGGACTTTAAGTAAATCGCAGATTCCCTTGTTCTGTACAAATTGGAGCTTATGCAGCCGCTACCATGGATTCACCATATGCAACAGTACACACGTTCCCATAGGAGCACTGCATACAAATTTACTCAATCAGTGGAGACAAAAGTCTAGCAGCCctgatgataaaaaaagaattgtcgTAATCTCAAGTCCAGACTGTGGGAGAGTCAGCGGGGTCTGAGGATCTCTAACTGCTCTAAGACGACGGCAGTGTGGCATGAGACAAGAacaagcagtggtggaaagtacaACTACTCACGGACTGTAGGCTACAATTATGAGGTCCttgtgaatattttcatttttttaatcacctaccagaaaaaaaatattgtactttataCTGCATTATGTGTATTTgctagctttagttactttgcaaatTTATTATGATGTAATGGTATTGACATAACTTCAGATAAGATCAAAATTCATTGTTCCTTAGGGAGAAAATACACAAGCTACATAgcagattatttttattataccaAGGTGGGGCTACTTTCAActactttaaatactttttatagTAGTTAAAAGTAGCCCCaccttataataataataataataataataataataataataatgtattattattataatactgATATGAAATATACATTATTCTTAGATGGGGCTTtctgcagtacttttacttatattTTCATAAGcctgtttttaagtaaaaatttGAATGCAGGAATTTTTCTTCTAACAGTATTTCTATACTGCGGCGTAAaatatctgagtacttcttccacctcaGCAGGAATTTTTCTTCTAACAGTGTTTCTATACTGCGGAGTAAaatatctgagtacttcttccacctctgCAAACAAAACTG of Etheostoma spectabile isolate EspeVRDwgs_2016 chromosome 1, UIUC_Espe_1.0, whole genome shotgun sequence contains these proteins:
- the ctxn2 gene encoding cortexin-2; translation: MCSVHYNHSLAAMSGTDMMAYSLTEQKTAFAFVGMLLVFLGLLIVRCFRILLDPYSSMPSSNWADGIEGLEKGTFEYALT